A single region of the Salvia miltiorrhiza cultivar Shanhuang (shh) chromosome 8, IMPLAD_Smil_shh, whole genome shotgun sequence genome encodes:
- the LOC130999248 gene encoding uncharacterized protein LOC130999248, with protein MIAIARRNLSCLCINPNSFLCNSNTHFFPSIHFFSTWRVKNPNPEIYDLLLNKHQFPPELASIASSGLPKSRSPLGVDTLLSFLKENSFTATQLQKVVTYNPRILGFTIESINFKLKVFQSLGLSPKEIAKIIYENTSILRSSYENRIIPKLLMLKCLLGSDHDLARLLKRCSWFLSADLEKTLMPNMEILKSYSIPMVHILHFLHLRPRCFVVKPDIMQKSVVRAIEFGVPWTSGVFIQAVNLFTHTSEGMWEVKVQTLRDLGFSDDDILTIFRKQPLVFSQSGKKMKNVTELLLATDLLSLIVMRLAKNTSQRYMSRQKEMKLCKQRFSPLQSEAQSFGPCPAVSLKAYCDDVASEG; from the exons ATGATTGCAATTGCACGCAGGAATCTCTCCTGTTTATGCATAAACCCTAATTCATTCCTCTGCAACTCCAATACTCATTTCTTCCCGTCAATCCATTTCTTCTCCACTTGGAGGGTGAAAAACCCGAACCCTGAAATCTATGATCTATTGCTCAACAAACACCAATTTCCTCCTGAATTAGCTTCAATAGCTTCATCGGGTTTACCTAAATCTAGAAGCCCCTTAGGAGTTGATACATTATTGTCATTCCTCAAAGAGAATAGCTTTACGGCTACTCAGCTGCAGAAAGTCGTCACATATAATCCTCGAATTCTAGGGTTTACCATTGAGagcattaatttcaaattgaaggTATTCCAGAGTTTGGGCCTTTCCCCCAAGGAGATTGCCAAGATAATATACGAAAATACGTCTATTTTACGTTCAAGTTATGAGAATAGGATCATTCCCAAATTATTGATGCTAAAGTGCTTGCTGGGATCCGATCATGATTTGGCCAGACTTTTGAAACGATGCAGCTGGTTTCTGTCAGCCGATTTGGAGAAAACCTTAATGCCAAATATGGAAATATTGAAGAGCTATAGCATACCAATGGTGCatatccttcattttctccATCTTCGCCCGAGATGTTTCGTGGTCAAGCCGGATATTATGCAGAAATCTGTAGTCAGGGCTATAGAATTTGGGGTCCCTTGGACTTCAGGCGTTTTTATCCAAGCTGTGAATCTTTTCACTCATACGAGTGAAGGGATGTGGGAAGTCAAGGTGCAAACGCTCCGCGATTTGGGATTTTCTGATGATGATATACTCACAATATTTAGGAAGCAACCATTGGTTTTCTCACAATCTgggaagaaaatgaagaatgtCACAGAGCTTCTGCTTGCTACCG ATTTGTTGAGCCTTATCGTGATGAGATTGGCGAAGAACACATCACAAAGATATATGTCAAGACAAAAAGAGATGAAACTTTGTAAGCAACGATTTTCGCCTTTGCAATCGGAAGCTCAAAGTTTTGGTCCCTGTCCTGCCGTGAGTTTGAAAGCATACTGCGATGATGTGGCGTCGGAGGGCTGA